One Amorphoplanes digitatis genomic window carries:
- a CDS encoding class 1 fructose-bisphosphatase codes for MPNLTETAAGLVAPRGRITLTRHTIEQEHRHLDSTGDFSGLLNAIATAVKIIANQVNRGGLAAPADRLARASNEVMTAETLWGGHLAATASAASGGIVAVPAPYRRGKYLLAYSPLDGSDGIDVNQSAGTIFSVLRTPRPGADPRIEDFLQPGTEQVCAGFALYGPATMLILTTGDGVDGFTLDRDIGAFVLTHPRMRVPEQTREFAINSANERFWEAPVRRYIGECLAGRSGPREQDFTMHWVASLVADAFRILTRGGVVLYPADSNPGRPGRLRLMHACNPIAFLVEQAGGRAGTGRGRTMELAPARLDQAAPLVFGSRAEVERIERYHGEPGDESFDGSLFNVRSMFRAG; via the coding sequence GTGCCCAACCTGACCGAGACCGCCGCCGGCCTGGTCGCGCCCCGCGGGCGCATCACGCTCACCCGGCACACCATCGAGCAGGAGCACCGGCATCTCGACTCGACGGGCGACTTCTCCGGCCTGCTCAACGCGATCGCCACGGCCGTGAAGATCATCGCCAACCAGGTCAACCGCGGCGGGCTGGCGGCACCGGCCGATCGCCTCGCCCGCGCGAGCAACGAGGTGATGACGGCGGAGACCCTGTGGGGCGGGCACCTGGCCGCCACCGCGTCCGCGGCGAGCGGGGGCATCGTGGCGGTGCCCGCGCCGTACCGGCGGGGCAAGTACCTGCTCGCCTACTCCCCGCTCGACGGCTCGGACGGCATCGACGTGAACCAGTCGGCCGGGACGATCTTCTCGGTGCTGCGCACCCCCCGCCCGGGCGCCGATCCGCGAATCGAGGACTTCCTGCAACCCGGCACCGAACAGGTCTGCGCGGGGTTCGCCCTGTACGGGCCGGCCACCATGCTCATCCTGACGACCGGCGACGGCGTCGACGGCTTCACCCTCGACCGCGACATCGGCGCGTTCGTGCTCACCCACCCGCGGATGCGGGTGCCCGAGCAGACCCGCGAGTTCGCCATCAACAGCGCCAACGAGCGCTTCTGGGAGGCGCCGGTGCGGCGGTACATCGGCGAGTGCCTGGCCGGGCGGAGCGGGCCCCGGGAACAGGACTTCACCATGCACTGGGTGGCTTCGCTGGTGGCGGACGCGTTCCGCATCCTCACCCGCGGCGGCGTCGTGCTCTACCCGGCCGACAGCAACCCCGGCCGGCCCGGCCGGCTGCGGCTCATGCACGCGTGCAACCCGATCGCGTTCCTCGTCGAGCAGGCGGGCGGGCGGGCCGGCACCGGGCGCGGCCGGACCATGGAGCTCGCCCCGGCGCGGCTGGACCAGGCCGCGCCGCTGGTGTTCGGCTCGCGGGCCGAGGTCGAGCGCATCGAGCGCTACCACGGCGAGCCGGGCGACGAGAGCTTCGACGGCTCGCTGTTCAACGTGCGCTCGATGTTCCGGGCCGGCTGA
- a CDS encoding LysR family transcriptional regulator: protein MTPIRLQTFLAIVECGSARAAAQRLSVTESAVSASLAALHREVGVVLFERSGRGLRLTEGGEVFAGYARRILGLLDESVAAARRGVDAERGRLRIGAVTTAGEALIPGLLASFRERYPQVEVTLDIGVRDRVAALLADHRLDLVIGGRPGAGQVTRATRANSMVVVAAPGAEHDLATVNWLLREAGSGTRDATLALLQRMQIDPPLLTLGSVGAVVSSAALGLGITLVSTDAVEAHLRAGTLRRIPAPGTPLSRPWHAVTTAAPTATTELFLRHLTQPRHAGELVFRVARSHPPTRPRG, encoded by the coding sequence ATGACCCCGATCCGGTTGCAGACATTCCTGGCGATCGTCGAGTGTGGGTCCGCGCGCGCCGCCGCGCAGCGGTTGTCGGTCACCGAGTCGGCCGTCTCGGCCTCGCTGGCCGCGCTGCACCGCGAGGTCGGCGTCGTGCTGTTCGAGCGCAGCGGGCGGGGGCTGCGGCTGACCGAGGGCGGCGAGGTGTTCGCCGGTTACGCGCGGCGCATCCTCGGCCTGCTCGACGAGAGCGTCGCCGCGGCCCGGCGCGGCGTGGACGCGGAGCGCGGGCGGCTGCGGATCGGCGCGGTCACCACGGCCGGCGAGGCGCTCATCCCGGGCCTGCTCGCCTCGTTCCGCGAGCGCTACCCGCAGGTCGAGGTGACGCTCGACATCGGCGTCCGCGACCGGGTCGCGGCGCTGCTCGCCGATCACCGGCTGGACCTCGTCATCGGCGGCCGGCCCGGCGCCGGCCAGGTCACCCGGGCCACCCGGGCGAACTCGATGGTGGTCGTGGCCGCGCCGGGCGCGGAGCACGACCTCGCGACGGTGAACTGGCTGCTGCGGGAGGCCGGCTCGGGCACCCGGGACGCGACGCTCGCGCTGCTGCAACGGATGCAGATCGACCCGCCGCTGCTGACGCTCGGCTCGGTCGGCGCCGTGGTGTCGTCGGCGGCCCTCGGCCTCGGCATCACCCTCGTCTCCACCGACGCCGTCGAGGCGCACCTGCGCGCCGGAACGCTGCGCCGGATACCCGCGCCCGGCACGCCGCTGAGCCGGCCGTGGCACGCCGTCACCACGGCCGCGCCGACCGCCACCACCGAGCTGTTCCTGCGCCACCTCACCCAGCCGCGACACGCGGGCGAACTGGTGTTCCGGGTGGCCCGATCTCATCCGCCCACCCGCCCGCGCGGGTGA
- a CDS encoding form I ribulose bisphosphate carboxylase large subunit: MTSEDRWNPGVRSYASMGYYDADYVPKETDVLAVFRVTPQPGVDPVEAAAAVAGESSTATWTVVWTDRLTANTHYQAKAYRVDPVPGRPGEYFAHVAYDLDLFEEGSIANLTSSIIGNVFGFKPLLALRLEDMRIPVAYVKTFQGPAHGIVMEREMLNKYGRPLLGATVKPKLGLSARNYGRVVFEACRGGLDFTKDDENINSQPFMRWRDRFLYCMEGVNRAMAETGEIKGHYLNVTAATVEEMYERAEFAKELGSVVIMIDLTIGYSAMQSMAHWARRNGVLLHLHRAGHSTYTRQKTHGVSFRVIAKWCRLIGIDHVHAGTVVGKLEGDPATTRGFYDTLRLDHIPANPEHGIYCDQDWASMPGVMPVASGGIHAGQMHQLVELLGEDVILQFGGGTIGHPMGIAAGAEANRVALEAIIKARNEGKDLLREGPGVLRAAAQRCGPLDAALSTWGDVTFDYAATDAPDVIATASR, encoded by the coding sequence ATGACCAGTGAGGACCGGTGGAACCCCGGGGTACGCAGCTACGCGAGCATGGGCTACTACGACGCCGACTACGTACCCAAGGAAACCGACGTGCTGGCGGTGTTCCGGGTGACGCCGCAGCCCGGCGTCGATCCGGTGGAGGCGGCGGCCGCGGTGGCCGGCGAGTCGTCGACCGCCACCTGGACGGTCGTGTGGACCGACCGGCTGACCGCCAACACCCACTACCAGGCGAAGGCGTACCGGGTCGATCCCGTACCCGGCCGGCCGGGCGAGTACTTCGCACACGTCGCCTACGACCTCGACCTGTTCGAGGAGGGTTCGATCGCGAACCTGACCTCGTCCATCATCGGCAACGTCTTCGGCTTCAAGCCGCTGCTCGCGCTGCGGCTGGAGGACATGCGGATCCCGGTGGCGTACGTGAAGACCTTCCAGGGTCCGGCGCACGGCATCGTGATGGAGCGCGAGATGCTCAACAAGTACGGCCGCCCGCTGCTCGGCGCCACCGTCAAGCCGAAGCTCGGCCTGTCGGCCCGCAACTACGGCCGGGTGGTCTTCGAGGCCTGCCGCGGCGGCCTCGACTTCACCAAGGACGACGAGAACATCAACTCGCAGCCGTTCATGCGCTGGCGGGACCGGTTCCTCTACTGCATGGAGGGCGTGAACCGGGCGATGGCGGAGACCGGTGAGATCAAGGGCCATTACCTGAACGTCACCGCGGCGACCGTCGAGGAGATGTACGAGCGGGCCGAGTTCGCCAAGGAGCTCGGCAGCGTCGTCATCATGATCGACCTCACCATCGGGTACTCCGCCATGCAGTCCATGGCCCACTGGGCCCGCCGCAACGGCGTGCTGCTGCACCTGCACCGGGCCGGGCACTCCACGTACACCCGGCAGAAGACGCACGGCGTGAGCTTCCGCGTCATCGCCAAGTGGTGCCGGCTGATCGGCATCGACCACGTGCACGCGGGGACCGTCGTCGGCAAGCTCGAGGGCGACCCGGCGACCACCCGCGGCTTCTACGACACGCTGCGCCTGGATCACATCCCGGCGAACCCGGAGCACGGCATCTACTGCGACCAGGACTGGGCGAGCATGCCCGGCGTCATGCCGGTCGCCTCGGGCGGCATCCACGCCGGCCAGATGCACCAGCTCGTCGAGCTGCTCGGCGAGGACGTCATCCTCCAGTTCGGCGGCGGCACGATCGGCCACCCGATGGGCATCGCGGCCGGCGCCGAGGCGAACCGGGTGGCGCTCGAGGCGATCATCAAGGCCCGCAACGAGGGCAAGGACCTGCTGCGGGAGGGTCCCGGCGTGCTGCGCGCCGCCGCGCAGCGGTGCGGCCCGCTCGACGCGGCGCTCTCCACCTGGGGGGACGTCACGTTCGACTACGCCGCCACCGACGCGCCCGATGTCATCGCGACCGCGAGCCGATAG
- a CDS encoding ribulose bisphosphate carboxylase small subunit: protein MYLRHGAFSYLPELTDDEVAAQIRYALDNGWPVSIEYTDDPHPRNVYWEMWGLPLFDLTEPDAVLHEIHDCRAAFPRHYVRVLAYDARLGRQTTALSFLVQRPPHEPGFRLERTEATDRVQRYTLQPYATEAPAGARYSPE from the coding sequence ATGTACCTGCGCCACGGAGCCTTCTCCTACCTGCCCGAGCTGACCGACGACGAGGTGGCCGCCCAGATCCGGTACGCGCTCGACAACGGCTGGCCGGTCTCGATCGAGTACACGGACGACCCGCACCCGCGCAACGTCTACTGGGAGATGTGGGGCCTGCCCCTGTTCGACCTGACCGAGCCCGACGCGGTGCTGCACGAGATCCACGACTGCCGCGCCGCGTTCCCGCGGCACTACGTCCGGGTGCTCGCGTACGACGCGCGGCTCGGCCGGCAGACCACGGCGCTGAGCTTCCTGGTGCAGCGCCCGCCGCACGAGCCGGGCTTCCGGCTGGAGCGCACCGAGGCCACCGACCGGGTCCAGCGCTACACCCTCCAGCCGTACGCGACCGAGGCGCCCGCCGGCGCGCGCTACTCGCCCGAATGA
- a CDS encoding AAA family ATPase — MTGGFSMRPGPAAPERELLAGDAVIDINADEGAAQARAVLAGFDTETVGLTAVKRRLAEIAALLLVSRARARFGLSASSPSLHMSFTGGPGTGKTTVALRIAELLHGLGYLRTPRVVAVTRDDLVGQFIGHTAPKTKEAIARAAGGVLFIDEAYYLHRPENERDYGQEAVEILLQEMESGRGSLVVVFAGYADRMEKFLSSNPGLSSRVAHHIRFDDYSHDELVQIAELMLARDSYRFTPDARAAFESYVELRMAMPRFANARSIRNALERCRLRQAIRLAALGGTVGLAELTELTAADVRGSSIFAQAG, encoded by the coding sequence ATGACCGGCGGATTCTCGATGCGTCCCGGCCCGGCTGCGCCGGAGCGGGAGCTCCTGGCCGGGGACGCGGTCATCGACATCAACGCCGACGAGGGCGCCGCGCAGGCCCGCGCGGTGCTGGCCGGGTTCGACACCGAGACGGTCGGGCTCACCGCGGTCAAGCGGCGCCTGGCCGAGATCGCGGCGCTGCTGCTGGTGAGCCGGGCCCGCGCCCGGTTCGGGCTGTCGGCCAGCAGCCCGTCGCTGCACATGAGCTTCACCGGCGGGCCCGGCACGGGGAAGACCACGGTGGCGCTGCGCATCGCCGAGCTGCTGCACGGGCTCGGCTACCTGCGTACGCCGCGGGTGGTCGCGGTGACCCGCGATGATCTGGTCGGCCAGTTCATCGGGCACACCGCGCCGAAGACGAAGGAGGCGATCGCCCGGGCGGCCGGCGGGGTGCTGTTCATCGACGAGGCGTACTACCTGCACCGCCCCGAGAACGAGCGGGACTACGGCCAGGAGGCGGTCGAGATCCTGCTCCAGGAGATGGAGTCCGGGCGCGGCTCCCTGGTGGTGGTCTTCGCCGGGTACGCGGACCGGATGGAGAAGTTCCTGTCGTCGAACCCGGGGCTCAGCTCCCGGGTGGCGCACCACATCCGCTTCGACGACTACAGCCACGACGAGCTGGTGCAGATCGCCGAGCTGATGCTGGCGCGCGACAGCTACCGGTTCACCCCGGACGCGCGCGCGGCGTTCGAGTCCTACGTCGAGCTGCGGATGGCGATGCCGCGGTTCGCCAACGCGCGCAGCATCCGCAACGCGCTCGAGCGGTGCCGGCTGCGCCAGGCGATCCGGCTGGCCGCCCTCGGCGGGACGGTCGGCCTCGCCGAGCTGACCGAGCTGACCGCCGCCGACGTGCGCGGCAGCAGCATCTTCGCGCAGGCGGGCTAG
- a CDS encoding SSI family serine proteinase inhibitor, giving the protein MSRAFHKEEFVVPIHHIGVLATSLSTTAALLAPGTPAAAAPAAPAPSSRLALAVFPAGQATGPLRLAILECDPDGGTHAAAGSACADLHKVDGDLTALADDDAICTREYRPVTAIARGTWQGDPVAYTETFPNHCVLLSATGEVFDF; this is encoded by the coding sequence ATGAGCCGTGCCTTCCACAAGGAGGAATTCGTGGTCCCCATCCATCACATCGGCGTGCTGGCGACCAGCCTGTCCACAACGGCCGCGCTGCTCGCACCGGGCACGCCCGCCGCGGCGGCACCGGCGGCACCGGCGCCGAGTAGCCGCCTGGCGCTCGCCGTCTTTCCCGCAGGACAGGCCACCGGGCCACTGCGGCTGGCGATCCTGGAGTGCGACCCGGACGGCGGCACCCACGCGGCCGCGGGATCGGCCTGCGCCGATCTGCACAAGGTCGACGGCGATCTCACCGCACTCGCCGACGACGATGCAATTTGCACGCGGGAATACCGGCCGGTGACCGCCATTGCGAGAGGTACCTGGCAGGGCGACCCGGTCGCCTACACCGAGACTTTCCCGAACCATTGCGTCCTGCTCAGCGCCACGGGCGAAGTATTCGATTTCTGA
- a CDS encoding aldo/keto reductase, producing MDTRTLGQGLRVSALGLGCMGMSQAYGPNPGDRDEMIGVLRGAVEAGVTFFDTAEVYGPYVNEELVGEALEPLRDRVVIATKFGFDIGGGRTHGVDSRPEHIRRVADASLRRLRTDRIDLFYQHRVDPAVPIEEVAGAVAELVAAGKVAHFGLSECAAGTIRRAHAVHPVTALQSEYSLWTREIEAEILPVLDELGIGLVPFSPLGRGFLTGAVSSTTDFAPDDIRATIPRFTPENRAANQALVELVGQVAKAHDATPAQVALAWLLARRPSLVPIPGTRRWSRLDENLGATRLDLSGADLASLDQAATRVGVAGARYNEAQQRMTGL from the coding sequence ATGGACACTCGAACGCTCGGCCAGGGACTGCGGGTCTCCGCCCTCGGCCTCGGCTGCATGGGCATGAGCCAGGCATACGGGCCGAACCCCGGCGACCGCGACGAGATGATCGGCGTCCTGCGTGGCGCCGTCGAGGCCGGCGTCACGTTCTTCGACACCGCCGAGGTCTACGGCCCCTACGTCAACGAGGAGCTGGTCGGCGAGGCCCTCGAGCCGCTGCGCGACCGGGTCGTCATCGCCACCAAGTTCGGCTTCGACATCGGCGGCGGCCGCACGCACGGCGTGGACAGCCGTCCCGAGCACATCCGCCGGGTCGCCGACGCGTCGCTGCGGCGGCTGCGCACCGACCGGATCGACCTCTTCTACCAGCACCGGGTCGACCCCGCCGTGCCCATCGAGGAGGTCGCGGGCGCCGTCGCCGAGCTGGTGGCGGCGGGCAAGGTCGCGCACTTCGGGTTGTCCGAGTGCGCGGCCGGCACCATCCGCCGCGCACACGCGGTACACCCCGTCACCGCCCTGCAGAGCGAGTACTCACTGTGGACCCGGGAGATCGAGGCCGAGATCCTGCCGGTCCTCGACGAGCTCGGCATCGGCCTGGTGCCGTTCAGCCCCCTCGGCCGGGGCTTCCTCACCGGCGCCGTCAGCAGCACGACCGACTTCGCCCCCGACGACATCCGCGCCACGATTCCCCGGTTCACCCCGGAGAACCGGGCCGCCAACCAGGCGCTCGTCGAGCTGGTCGGTCAGGTCGCCAAGGCGCACGACGCGACGCCCGCGCAGGTCGCCCTCGCCTGGCTGCTCGCCCGCCGCCCCTCGCTCGTGCCGATTCCCGGAACGCGGCGGTGGTCGCGCCTCGACGAGAACCTCGGCGCCACCCGGCTCGACCTGTCCGGCGCCGACCTCGCGTCGCTGGACCAGGCGGCCACCCGCGTCGGCGTGGCGGGCGCCCGTTACAACGAGGCGCAGCAGCGCATGACGGGGCTCTGA
- a CDS encoding ABC transporter substrate-binding protein, whose product MKTPRFAVAASLAGVLLAASALTACGSSDDAGGAQTKELRYQGWVGQVTPTELAEDLGYLGDVKLKWIGNTISGPQDIQAATTGDIDFGGAFNGAIVKLKASKAPITAVIGYYGSDKDSYNGFFVLNDSPIKTAKDLIGKKIGVNTLGAHSEAITKTYLKRNGLTPEEIKQVELVVVPPVNTEQSLRQKQIDVASLSGPLRDKALERGGVRPLYTDFELLGPFTGGSYVLRNDFLKKNPDTVRTFVTGTAKAIEWARTQPRETVIERFRTIIAKRGRNEDDSQLKFWKSYGVAGKGGTIVDTEFSTWIEWLDSIGELKNDKLKPADIYTNEYNELATGGAQ is encoded by the coding sequence ATGAAGACACCCAGATTCGCCGTCGCGGCCTCGTTGGCCGGCGTACTGCTTGCCGCCTCCGCGCTCACCGCCTGCGGTTCGTCCGACGACGCCGGCGGCGCACAGACCAAGGAGCTGCGCTACCAGGGCTGGGTGGGTCAGGTGACGCCGACCGAGCTGGCCGAGGACCTCGGATACCTCGGCGACGTGAAGCTCAAATGGATCGGCAACACCATCAGCGGCCCGCAGGACATCCAGGCCGCGACCACCGGCGACATCGACTTCGGCGGCGCGTTCAACGGCGCGATCGTCAAGCTCAAGGCGTCCAAGGCGCCGATCACCGCGGTGATCGGCTACTACGGCTCCGACAAGGACAGTTACAACGGCTTCTTCGTGCTGAACGACAGTCCGATCAAGACCGCCAAGGACCTGATCGGCAAGAAGATCGGCGTCAACACGCTCGGCGCGCACTCCGAGGCGATCACCAAGACCTACCTGAAGCGCAACGGCCTGACGCCCGAGGAGATCAAGCAGGTCGAGCTGGTCGTGGTGCCCCCGGTCAACACCGAGCAGTCGCTGCGGCAGAAGCAGATCGACGTCGCCTCGCTCAGCGGCCCGCTGCGGGACAAGGCGCTCGAGCGCGGCGGCGTCCGCCCGCTGTACACCGACTTCGAGCTGCTCGGGCCGTTCACCGGCGGCAGCTACGTGCTGCGCAACGACTTCCTCAAGAAGAACCCCGACACGGTACGCACGTTCGTCACCGGCACCGCCAAGGCGATCGAGTGGGCACGCACCCAGCCGCGCGAGACCGTGATCGAGCGGTTCCGCACGATCATCGCCAAGCGCGGCCGCAACGAGGACGACAGCCAGCTCAAGTTCTGGAAGAGCTACGGCGTGGCCGGCAAGGGCGGCACGATCGTCGACACCGAGTTCAGCACCTGGATCGAGTGGCTGGACAGCATCGGCGAGCTCAAGAACGACAAGCTCAAGCCCGCCGACATCTACACCAACGAGTACAACGAGCTGGCCACGGGCGGCGCGCAGTGA
- a CDS encoding ABC transporter ATP-binding protein, with translation MSTPKIKFENVGKVFQARGTTVTALQEINFEVRAGEFLVIVGPSGCGKSTLLDLLGGLAKPTSGRVLVDDRPITGPGLDRGVVFQQYALLPWRTALANVEFGLEAKHVPRRERKERAREYLDLVGLSGFHDRYPHELSGGMKQRVAIARSLAFDPDVLLMDEPFAALDAQTRDGLQDELLRIWEKTGKTVVFITHGIEEAVYLGQRVAVMTARPGRIKQVVDIPITARSATEDLRSDPQFARYRREIWTLLRDEVTKARSEELGPENKTKEPASV, from the coding sequence GTGAGCACCCCGAAGATCAAATTCGAGAACGTCGGCAAGGTATTCCAGGCCCGCGGAACGACGGTCACCGCGCTGCAAGAGATCAATTTCGAGGTACGCGCCGGGGAGTTCCTGGTCATCGTCGGCCCTAGCGGCTGTGGCAAATCGACCCTGCTCGACCTGCTCGGCGGCCTCGCGAAACCGACAAGCGGACGGGTGCTCGTCGACGACCGGCCGATCACCGGGCCCGGCCTGGACCGGGGCGTCGTCTTCCAGCAGTACGCCCTGCTGCCGTGGCGCACGGCGCTGGCCAACGTCGAGTTCGGCCTGGAGGCCAAGCACGTACCCCGGAGGGAGCGCAAGGAACGGGCGCGGGAGTACCTGGACCTGGTCGGGCTCTCGGGCTTCCACGACCGGTACCCGCACGAGCTCTCCGGCGGCATGAAGCAGCGGGTGGCGATCGCCCGCAGCCTCGCCTTCGACCCGGACGTGCTGCTGATGGACGAGCCGTTCGCGGCGCTGGACGCGCAGACCCGCGACGGCCTCCAGGACGAGCTGCTGCGGATCTGGGAGAAGACCGGCAAGACCGTCGTCTTCATCACCCACGGCATCGAGGAGGCGGTCTACCTGGGCCAGCGGGTCGCGGTGATGACCGCCCGTCCCGGACGCATCAAGCAGGTCGTCGACATCCCGATCACCGCCCGTTCGGCCACCGAGGACCTGCGCTCCGACCCGCAGTTCGCCCGGTACCGGCGCGAGATCTGGACCCTGCTGCGCGACGAGGTGACCAAGGCCCGCAGCGAGGAGCTGGGCCCGGAGAACAAGACGAAGGAGCCGGCCAGTGTCTAG
- a CDS encoding ABC transporter permease, with amino-acid sequence MSSLTDSPVAIRQAPPPAPVAAPSSPVVVASAPAGYPRVRRVLRGAGSVATSLVAVTALAVVWEVFPRLGLVDATFLPPLSEVLSAWWQLVLSGELLDHTQASLSRSLAGFGLAVLAAIPLGLLIGWYKPAATLLNPLLEVFRNTAALALLPVFVLILGLGETSKVAIIFYACSWPILLNTVSGVRTVDPLLIKSARSLGLGPLRLFQKVVLPAAVPTIFTGIRLAGAYSILILIAAEMVGAKAGLGYLINYAQYNFAVPDMYAGIITISAIGLVVNQLLVIAERRFSTWRTTS; translated from the coding sequence GTGTCTAGCCTCACCGATTCCCCGGTCGCGATCCGCCAGGCGCCGCCGCCCGCGCCGGTCGCCGCACCCTCCTCCCCCGTTGTCGTGGCCTCGGCGCCGGCCGGCTACCCCCGGGTCCGCCGCGTCCTGCGCGGCGCGGGCTCCGTCGCCACGAGCCTGGTCGCGGTGACCGCCCTCGCGGTCGTCTGGGAGGTGTTCCCCCGGCTCGGGCTGGTCGACGCGACGTTCCTGCCCCCGCTCTCGGAGGTGCTCAGCGCCTGGTGGCAGCTGGTGCTCTCGGGCGAGCTGCTCGACCACACCCAGGCGAGCCTGAGCCGCTCGCTCGCCGGGTTCGGCCTGGCCGTACTCGCCGCCATCCCGCTCGGCCTGCTGATCGGCTGGTACAAGCCGGCGGCGACCCTGCTCAATCCGCTGCTCGAGGTGTTCCGCAACACCGCGGCGCTGGCCCTGCTGCCGGTCTTCGTGCTGATCCTCGGCCTGGGCGAGACGTCCAAGGTGGCGATCATCTTCTACGCCTGCTCGTGGCCCATCCTGCTCAACACGGTGAGCGGCGTGCGCACCGTCGACCCGCTGCTGATCAAGTCGGCCCGGTCGCTCGGGCTCGGCCCGCTGCGGCTGTTCCAGAAGGTGGTGCTGCCCGCCGCCGTGCCCACCATCTTCACCGGGATCCGGCTGGCCGGCGCGTACTCGATCCTCATCCTGATCGCCGCCGAGATGGTCGGCGCCAAGGCCGGGCTCGGCTACCTCATCAACTACGCCCAGTACAACTTCGCCGTGCCCGACATGTACGCCGGGATCATCACGATCTCCGCGATCGGCCTCGTGGTGAACCAGCTCCTGGTCATCGCCGAACGCCGCTTCTCCACGTGGCGCACCACCAGCTAG
- a CDS encoding TauD/TfdA dioxygenase family protein, with the protein MTIAPTTPDVRRIGGRIGAEIVGVDLSRDITADLGARLNTALVEHKVLVFRDQHLDDEAHLRFAGAFGPLTTAHPTVPSVDGQANILAVQGGEGARANAWHTDVTFVVAPPKATTLRSLVIPPYGGDTLFANTAAAYADLPEHLRLLADRLWAVHTNDHDYAEHPQFRTSEAEEYHKVFVGQRYRTAHPVVRIHPESGAPNLFIGGFASSIIGLSQTESRDLLRLFQSYVTRPENTLRHHWAVGDVVVFDNRTTQHYAADDYGDLPRKLHRVTVAGDVPVGADGAKSHVLEGDEAGHYTPQAGRVSELASEPSTQRPPNGTAGAPAEAVA; encoded by the coding sequence ATGACGATCGCTCCCACCACCCCGGACGTGCGCCGCATCGGCGGCCGCATCGGCGCCGAGATCGTCGGGGTCGACCTGTCCCGGGACATCACCGCGGACCTCGGCGCCCGGCTCAACACCGCGCTCGTCGAGCACAAGGTGCTCGTCTTCCGCGACCAGCACCTCGACGACGAGGCACATCTGCGGTTCGCCGGGGCCTTCGGCCCGCTGACCACCGCGCACCCCACCGTGCCGTCGGTCGACGGCCAGGCCAACATCCTCGCGGTACAGGGCGGCGAGGGTGCCCGCGCCAACGCCTGGCACACCGACGTGACCTTCGTGGTCGCCCCGCCCAAGGCGACCACGCTGCGCAGCCTGGTCATCCCGCCGTACGGCGGCGACACCCTGTTCGCGAACACCGCCGCCGCCTACGCCGACCTGCCCGAGCACCTGCGGCTGCTCGCCGACCGGCTGTGGGCGGTGCACACCAACGACCACGACTACGCCGAGCACCCGCAGTTCCGCACCAGCGAGGCCGAGGAGTACCACAAGGTCTTCGTCGGGCAGCGCTACCGCACCGCGCACCCGGTGGTCCGCATCCACCCCGAGTCCGGCGCGCCCAACCTGTTCATCGGCGGGTTCGCGAGCAGCATCATCGGGCTGTCCCAGACCGAGTCGCGCGACCTGCTGCGCCTCTTCCAGTCCTATGTGACCCGGCCGGAGAACACCCTGCGGCACCACTGGGCGGTCGGCGACGTGGTGGTCTTCGACAACCGGACCACCCAGCACTACGCCGCCGACGACTACGGCGACCTGCCCCGCAAGCTGCATCGGGTGACCGTCGCCGGCGACGTGCCGGTCGGCGCGGACGGCGCGAAGAGCCACGTGCTCGAGGGCGACGAGGCCGGCCACTACACCCCGCAGGCCGGCCGCGTGAGCGAGCTTGCGAGCGAACCATCAACTCAGCGCCCACCGAATGGCACCGCCGGAGCGCCAGCGGAGGCGGTGGCATGA